The region AGGGCGGCTCGGCGCGGCGGTTGGACGAGTGGGCAGGCGCTGCCCGCGAACGCGCCGCAGGGATTGCGCTCCTGACGGTCGCCGCGCTTGGGCTGTGCGGCCTGCCCGCGGGCGTCGGGTTCTGGGTGCACGCGTCGTTGGGTGCGCCTCTCGCGCCTGTGCCCGCGTGGGCAGGGTTTGCGTTGAGGGCCGCGCCTCTGGTTGCCAGCCTCGGCTGGGGACGGGTGTTGTGGGTCAGCGTCCACCCGTCGGTGGCACCGCGCGCGCAGTGCGGTCGCCTGGCCAGAGCATACCTGTGGGCGCTGGTCGCTGCGGGGGTGGGCCTGTTCCTCTGGCCTTCGCTCCTCATGCGCCTGGGCGAGATGTTCGCCACGGCGCTTGGCAGCCTCTGACAGAAAATCGCCCCAACTTGATAGTTTTTGACAGACTTTCTGTGCTATAGTGGTGTTGTGCGGGAAGGCGGCAACGGTTGTTGCGCCTTCTTTGCGCGTCTATGGGAGGAGGGCTTTTTGACCGAACGGAAGCGCACCTCGGAGATCAGCGGCCTTTACACCCTCGGCATCGCGCAGAGGCAGCTCCTGGTGCAGGAGTGGGCGAATCTGGCCGACGATGAGGTCGCTGCTCTGGAAGCGAGCCTGTCGCTGGAGCAGGCCGATAAGATGATAGAGAACGTGGTGGGGCGCTGCGCTCTGCCACTGGGAATCGCCACGCACTTCCTGGTGAACGGCGTGGAGTACCTGGTGCCGATGGCGATTGAGGAAGCCTCGGTCGTCGCGGGCGCCAGTTTCGCCGCCAAACTCTTCCGCCAGGGGGGCGGCTTCAAGGCCCAGGCCCTGGGGCGCGAGATGATCGGGCAGATTCAGGTGCTGGGCCTCGCCGATTTGGACGGGGCCGAGCGCGCCCTGCGGGAAGCCCAGGCGCGCATCCTGCGCCACGCCGATTTCCTGCAGTCGGGGCTAGCGGCCAGGGGCGGCGGGGCGCGGGGGCTGGAGATTCGGCGCTTCCCCGAGTCGCCTGTGGGGCCGATGCTGGTGGTGCACCTGCTCTTTGACACCGTGGACGCCATGGGGGCCAACGCCATCAATACGATTGCCGAGGGCCTCGCGCCGATGATTGAGGAGATCACCGGCGGGCGCGTGAACCTGCGCATCCTGTCCAACCTGACCGACCGCCGCATGGCGCGGGCGGAAGGGCAGATTCCCACCCAGGCACTGGCGCGCTACGGCATGAGCGGCCAGGAGGTCATGGAGCGGATTCTGGAGGCCGCCGCCCTGGCCGAGGTAGACCCATATCGCGCCGCCACCCACAACAAGGGCATCATGAACGGCATAGACGCGGTGGCGCTGGCCACGGGCAACGACTGGCGGGCGCTGGAAGCAGGGGCGCACGCCTATGCCGCCCGCAACGGCCGCTACGCGTCGCTGAGCCGTTGGTGGCGCACGGAGACGGGAGATTTGGCTGGCTCGCTGGAGATGCCGCTGGCCGTGGGCGTGGTGGGCGGCGCCACGCGGTCGCACCCGACGGCGCGCCTGGCGTTGAAGATTCTGGGCGTCCAGTCGGCGGCGCAACTGGCCGAGGTGATGGCGGCGGTGGGCCTGGCCCAGAACTTCGCGGCGCTGCGGGCGCTGGCGACAGAGGGCATCCAGCGCGGGCACATGGCGCTGCACGCGCGCCAGGTTGCCGTTGCGGCGGGCGCCCAGCCCCACGAGGTGGACATCGTCGCCGACCGCATGGTCGCCGAGAACAACATCCGTCCCCAGCGGGCGGAGGAGATATTGCGACTACTTCGCACGCATTCGGAGAACGCAGATTCATGAAACCGATTAGAGATGTAGGAATCATCGGATACGGCGCGTACATTCCGCGCTACCGCCTGCCGGCCAGCGAAATCGTCCGCGTGTGGAAGGGGGGCGACGGCGACACGCCCATCGCGGAGAAAGCCGTGCCAGGCCCCGACGAGGACACGGCCACCATTGCCATTGAGGCCGCGCGCAACGCCTTGAGCCGCGCGGGAATCGCGCCGCAGAAAATCGGCGCGGTGTGGGTGGGCAGCGAGTCGCACCCCTACGCCGTCAAGCCGACGTCCACCATCGTGGCCGAGGCCATCGGCGCCACGCCCGAGACCCAGGCGGGCGACTGGGAGTTCGCGTGCAAGGCCGGCACCGAGGCGATGCAGGCCGCCTTCGGGTTTGTGGCGTCGGGCATGGCCCCGTATGCGCTCATCGTCGGCGCCGACACCGCCCAGGGCCGCCCGGGCGACGAGTTGGAGTACACCGCCAGCGCGGGCGGCGCAGCGTATATCATCGGCCTGCGCGAGGAGAGCCTCGCCTACCTGGAAGGCTCGTACTCCTACGTAACCGACACGCCCGACTTCTTCCGCCGCCCTGGGCAGGAGTACCCGACCCACGGAAGCCGATTCACGGGCGACCCGGCCTACTTCCGCCACATCCTGGCGGCGGCGCGGGGGCTGATGGAACAGTTGGGCACCCAACCGTCGGACTACCGCATGGCCGTCTTCCACCAGCCCAACGTGAAGTTCCCCAAGCGGGCCGCAAAAACGCTGGGCTTCACCGACGAGCAGATTCGGGCGGGCCTGCTGGCCAACGTCATCGGCAACACCTACGCGGGGTCTTCGCTGCTGGGGCTGACGGCGATGCTGGACGTGGCGGAGCCGGGAGACCGCCTGCTGCTGGTGTCCTTCGGGTCGGGCGCGGGCAGCGACGCCATGTCCTTCGTCGTAACCGACAAGATCACCGAGCGCCGAGACCGCGCGCCGTTCACGCAGGACTACATCCGACGGCGCAAGGTCATTGACTACGGCCTGTACGTGCGCTATCGCGGAAAACTGAAGATGCACTAACGAGCGAGGTTCGGGTTGAGAGACGTAAGCATTATCGGTATCGGTCAAACGGAAGTAGGGGAGCACTGGGGCAAATCGCTGCGCCACCTGGCCGGCGATGCCGTCCTGGCCGCCATGCGCGACGCGGGCATAGAACGGGCCGACGCGCTGTACGTGGGCAACATGCTGTCGGGCGAACTCAACGGCCAGGAGCACCTGGGGGCGCTCATCGCCGACTTCGTCGGACTTCGCGGCGTAGAGGCGGTGAAGATAGAGGCGGCCTGCGGCTCCGGCGCGGCGGCGGTGCGCATGGGCTATCTGGC is a window of Chloroflexota bacterium DNA encoding:
- a CDS encoding hydroxymethylglutaryl-CoA synthase gives rise to the protein MKPIRDVGIIGYGAYIPRYRLPASEIVRVWKGGDGDTPIAEKAVPGPDEDTATIAIEAARNALSRAGIAPQKIGAVWVGSESHPYAVKPTSTIVAEAIGATPETQAGDWEFACKAGTEAMQAAFGFVASGMAPYALIVGADTAQGRPGDELEYTASAGGAAYIIGLREESLAYLEGSYSYVTDTPDFFRRPGQEYPTHGSRFTGDPAYFRHILAAARGLMEQLGTQPSDYRMAVFHQPNVKFPKRAAKTLGFTDEQIRAGLLANVIGNTYAGSSLLGLTAMLDVAEPGDRLLLVSFGSGAGSDAMSFVVTDKITERRDRAPFTQDYIRRRKVIDYGLYVRYRGKLKMH
- a CDS encoding hydroxymethylglutaryl-CoA reductase, degradative, which produces MTERKRTSEISGLYTLGIAQRQLLVQEWANLADDEVAALEASLSLEQADKMIENVVGRCALPLGIATHFLVNGVEYLVPMAIEEASVVAGASFAAKLFRQGGGFKAQALGREMIGQIQVLGLADLDGAERALREAQARILRHADFLQSGLAARGGGARGLEIRRFPESPVGPMLVVHLLFDTVDAMGANAINTIAEGLAPMIEEITGGRVNLRILSNLTDRRMARAEGQIPTQALARYGMSGQEVMERILEAAALAEVDPYRAATHNKGIMNGIDAVALATGNDWRALEAGAHAYAARNGRYASLSRWWRTETGDLAGSLEMPLAVGVVGGATRSHPTARLALKILGVQSAAQLAEVMAAVGLAQNFAALRALATEGIQRGHMALHARQVAVAAGAQPHEVDIVADRMVAENNIRPQRAEEILRLLRTHSENADS